One region of Niallia sp. Man26 genomic DNA includes:
- a CDS encoding C45 family peptidase: MTTFKAYIWQLRKSSFEIGQDYGVFLKKQPDLLTMYKHVTKETIDWRNMEAIYRELAPHLLEELQGVAEKLEVSYTSAAACFSGYDVPKTKAMGCTTLIDNGVYTRNYDFSPLLYDGIFSMIQTNSQYASAGYNLQLLGRHDGVNEKGLVIGLHFVSNEGYRKGVSPWVSCRIVLDNCSTVEEAVCLLKLIPHAACYNFSIGDEKGNMATVETCPEKVEVLWGNGSLACTNHFKHKKMTTKNRTNIAGSLQRQTHLAKLMGSSWNQTKLFEHFSEDTSPLFFTDYQDFFGTIHTFSYAFDQGLIKTALAKSAHPLVLDFKKWVGGDDIVESVLTGEINEG, encoded by the coding sequence ATGACAACTTTCAAGGCTTATATTTGGCAGCTGAGAAAAAGTTCCTTTGAAATCGGTCAGGATTATGGAGTTTTCTTGAAGAAACAGCCAGATTTGCTGACTATGTATAAACATGTAACAAAAGAAACGATTGATTGGCGCAATATGGAAGCCATCTATAGGGAACTTGCTCCACATCTTCTAGAGGAGCTTCAAGGTGTGGCAGAAAAGCTAGAAGTTAGCTATACATCGGCTGCAGCCTGTTTTAGCGGTTATGATGTCCCAAAGACAAAAGCAATGGGCTGTACAACGCTCATTGATAATGGTGTTTATACAAGAAACTATGATTTTTCGCCCCTTTTATATGATGGCATTTTTTCCATGATTCAAACCAACAGTCAGTACGCTTCAGCGGGGTACAATTTACAGCTGCTTGGAAGGCATGACGGCGTAAATGAAAAAGGGCTTGTAATTGGTTTGCATTTTGTCAGCAATGAAGGATATAGAAAAGGAGTTTCCCCATGGGTAAGCTGCAGAATAGTGCTGGATAACTGTTCGACCGTGGAGGAGGCTGTCTGTTTATTAAAATTAATTCCTCATGCGGCTTGCTATAATTTCTCCATTGGTGATGAAAAAGGAAATATGGCAACTGTGGAAACCTGTCCCGAAAAAGTTGAAGTTCTTTGGGGGAATGGCTCACTAGCATGTACAAATCACTTCAAGCATAAGAAGATGACCACAAAAAACCGTACAAATATAGCGGGATCGCTTCAAAGGCAGACTCATTTGGCGAAATTGATGGGAAGCAGCTGGAATCAGACTAAATTATTTGAGCATTTCAGTGAGGACACATCTCCGCTGTTTTTCACAGATTATCAGGACTTCTTCGGAACCATTCATACTTTCTCTTATGCTTTCGATCAAGGCTTAATTAAGACTGCTCTTGCTAAAAGCGCTCATCCGTTAGTACTTGATTTTAAAAAGTGGGTGGGGGGAGATGACATTGTTGAGTCAGTGCTGACAGGGGAAATCAACGAAGGTTAG